One part of the Thermodesulfobacteriota bacterium genome encodes these proteins:
- a CDS encoding stomatin-like protein: MNESLIIVGVLAVIVIVLLIKTAVVVPQRSEFIVERLGKYSKSLSAGFHILIPFLDKVAYKRTLKEEVMDIPSQDCITTDNVSVSVDGILYLQVIDSKLSCYGIDDYRVAASQLAQTSLRSVVGKIELDRTFEERESLNQQVVYAIDEAAQNWGVKVLRYEIKDITPPKTVMDAMEKQMKAEREKRAAIATSEGDRQSRINRAEGLKKEAIEVSEGEKQRRINEAEGQAKEIEVVAQATAEGIKKIAESLSLAGGETAANLRVAEKYIAEFGKLAQENNTMIIPANMGDVSAMVATVMSVLGQAKQGSETQAV, translated from the coding sequence ATGAATGAGTCATTGATTATTGTAGGTGTGTTAGCTGTTATTGTTATTGTTCTGTTAATTAAAACAGCCGTTGTGGTACCGCAACGATCGGAATTCATTGTCGAACGACTCGGCAAGTACAGCAAATCTCTTAGCGCAGGCTTCCATATTCTCATCCCTTTCCTTGATAAAGTTGCCTACAAGCGTACCCTTAAGGAAGAGGTGATGGACATCCCTTCACAGGATTGCATTACCACCGACAATGTATCTGTTTCCGTTGATGGTATTTTATATCTACAGGTAATCGACAGCAAGCTGTCCTGTTACGGAATCGATGACTATAGGGTTGCGGCAAGCCAGCTGGCCCAAACATCACTGCGTTCAGTGGTTGGCAAAATTGAACTTGACAGAACATTTGAAGAAAGGGAAAGTCTAAACCAGCAAGTTGTGTATGCAATTGATGAAGCAGCTCAGAATTGGGGAGTTAAGGTTTTGCGTTATGAGATTAAGGATATCACTCCGCCGAAAACTGTAATGGATGCAATGGAAAAACAGATGAAAGCTGAGCGAGAGAAACGTGCGGCCATTGCAACGTCAGAAGGTGATAGACAATCCCGCATAAACCGTGCCGAAGGGTTAAAGAAAGAAGCAATCGAGGTATCAGAAGGTGAGAAACAAAGGCGTATAAATGAAGCGGAAGGACAGGCAAAGGAAATCGAAGTCGTTGCCCAGGCAACGGCCGAGGGTATTAAGAAAATTGCTGAATCGTTAAGTCTGGCCGGCGGTGAAACAGCTGCGAATTTAAGGGTCGCTGAAAAATATATCGCCGAGTTCGGAAAACTGGCCCAAGAAAATAATACCATGATCATCCCCGCAAACATGGGGGATGTTTCAGCGATGGTTGCAACGGTGATGTCTGTGCTCGGACAGGCAAAACAAGGAAGTGAAACCCAGGCTGTGTGA
- a CDS encoding NfeD family protein, translated as MILSSSLIWFFVGVAFLIAELVLPGIILIFFAAGSWMAAVATWIFDIELTNQILIFLVSSLTLLFTLRKYSLKIFKGKTRDSVDDHYTDSKIGKTALVTKTIAPNIPGEIKVMGSFWRAIADMEIEEGRSVLIESQQSEDGLTFKVKPV; from the coding sequence ATGATTCTTTCATCGTCATTAATATGGTTTTTTGTCGGGGTGGCATTTTTGATTGCCGAGTTAGTATTGCCGGGGATAATTTTGATTTTTTTTGCTGCCGGCAGTTGGATGGCGGCAGTGGCTACATGGATATTTGATATTGAATTAACCAACCAAATATTAATATTTTTAGTGTCATCATTAACGCTGCTCTTTACTTTACGGAAGTACAGTTTGAAAATATTCAAAGGAAAAACCCGCGATAGTGTTGATGATCACTATACGGATTCCAAGATAGGGAAAACAGCGCTTGTTACCAAAACAATAGCTCCCAATATACCTGGTGAAATAAAAGTGATGGGGAGTTTTTGGAGAGCTATTGCGGATATGGAAATTGAAGAGGGGCGATCTGTTTTGATAGAAAGTCAACAGTCCGAGGACGGACTCACTTTTAAGGTTAAACCTGTATAA